Within Planococcus citri chromosome 2, ihPlaCitr1.1, whole genome shotgun sequence, the genomic segment ATGGAAATGATTGGATCTGGTCAGGTCAAATTTCTTTAATGTACCTATCATgtacttatgtaggtaggtatattgatagtcgaggtacctatttgaacaTGTACGTATTTTAGTATCACATATTATGGTACTGtttgatttaatttaattatttgatttttgtaagaaattttcaagtcagaatttgtttgtaaaaaaaatttattaataatttgaattttccatttcttaaCTATACACCAAAGTCGTCAGGTTCGCTCCGTCTCCGGTTACCAGTCAATTTAACAAATCGCCAATCTTCGAAAAACCTCAAgtaagtttttgctttttacaaaacgCAGCCATCATCTCTTTCAATAATTCAGCATTACTGGCAGctagatttttccaaaattcagtATCTTTAAAATCTTCGCAGCTCTCATAATTCTCTCGGATGAATCGAAGCGCATACCTCTTTAATTCTCCAACACGATGCGTATCGGCCAATATTAACATCCTGGCTGCATTATCTGTTGTCAATTTCCAGAGCAAAGCGTTTTCACACATGCTCTTTAGTTCTTCAAGATCATATTTATCCGCCAATGGTAGCAATTCGAAGgctaatttattcaaattcttcaCCTTCCCTGTATACATGTAGTATAACATTTCCTCGAAAGGTTCATGGTCGACATCGGTGATCTCGATGTGATTTTTCTTGCTTTCTAACATGTCTACTCTGAGCATTTTGTCAAACACGGTACTACGAGTAGCTAAGATCGTTTTATGAGCTCTGTACTCTTTACCTTTCACCGAAATTGTCACATCTTTGAAATGGTCTTCGGCGAAACATCTTCCCATGTCACTTGAAAGTCTGGATTCTGAAGTTTTGATGGTGTTCAATATTTTTGGAGGAGAAATCGGGACAGTTTCGTTTATCTTATGATAGGTCAGTTTGCAAAGAATCACTAAGCTATTTCCATTCAGAAATTCCCGAATATTATCCATGCTAAATTCAGCCTTATTGTAGTTACACTTTTGTTCATCAAAGCAAAGCGTGAAGGAAGATCTTTTACCTCCGTATTTACCTTGAAGACCGCCAGTGCTAGTCATGAGAATAATGTCCACATGTCCAGATACAGATTCAAACTTTCTAAGATCGTCGTTGCAATCAGGACGCAGATtcaatgaaacaaaaacatGGTCTGCAAATCTGAAATGAATAGGTAGTATTGAACGCAATGAGTATCATTTGATTTTCGCAATAAATGTGTATAATGCCTACCTAAATAGCATAATAGCAAGTTAAGTACGTAGGTAGTAAGTAGTAAttaaatatgtaagtatgtgtatgtaggtatttacttGTGGACCGTGTGTTCCAAACGCCAATAGAGATCATCATcagtagctgaaaatttcgaggaTGTCTGTGTTCCACATTGAGCGACAGTCGAATAGCAATCGATTCTCCACATGTGAATACATTCTCTTTTCGACATATTAGTATTTCACAAAACGATCTGacaggtaggtattgaaaaactgtaacattattcaaaaatttgaatatgaaATGAGGAATCGgcttgtacataattatttctGTACTTAGGAGTCATTGTCATTCCATGacaaatcagccaaaatttgtacgaaaagggtcgccgatttttttttttcgttttctgcaAGTCATTAGAGGTTATCAAATGGTAAAAAATGGCGCAAACCTGAGGTtccaacgatttttttattcaacccGGATTCAGTGgctaccaaatgaaaatttcaaatgcctgTAGGGGTGGTTCTAGTCAACATTTGCAgtttgtacttttttctcattttattataCAGTCTATAAGCAGGGCCGGATTCAACTTATTCGCGCCCCTAGGCAGTTGGAAATTCCCCGCCCccgcaagactttttggcagaaTGTTTACAAtttctgaagaagaaaaaaaaataatttttggccaTTAGCGAAACTTTAACAATTGCAGTGAAAAGAAGAGccttttaaaattgacaaaaaagcgaaatttttgacaattttttgaaaaaattagattatttggtttttttaaagaaaaaatcgcaatttatAGGCTATGCTTGTGCTTAgccattttaataaaattcaaaaaatgtcgtcaatttttaaagtgcaaaaatttttgataatgagtaagtaataaaaaaaaattttttaacgcacacacaaaaacgtgattttttgggAATgattggcaattttgtaaaatacttcacgatagtcaaaattttaccgaattaacctacaaagctaaaatttgggatgtaccctatttttgacatgccaaatcgattggaaactgtttcaaaccgttttgagcagttctggagcccccagcagatttttgaaactcgaaattcccataaaatatcatcaaaatggagttggaaagctgaaatttattctgaaaactattttcaatacgttacgaagtcaactgcaggtggatttcaagtcgttttggagcctacagcaattttttgaaaattactggagcctctagtagatttttgaaactcatcaAACTGAGTGAGATgcagagtcgaaattcattctgcaaacttatttcaatacgctacgaagtcgattgatggtggatttcaagtcattttggagcctccagcgcctttttgaaaggttgtatggcattttttggagaattgaaatctccaaaaagtagctggaagctccaaaatcatttgaaaccaccatgtagtcgacttcatattgtattgaaattagtttgcgaagtaaatttcagcttgccaactccatttgataaattaatgtcgcgggaatttcaagtttcaaaaatctactggaggctccaaaatgacttgaatacacctgaagtcgtcttcagagggtgttaaaattggagtgtagagtaaatttcagctttccatctccatttgatgaaattttgtgaaaatttaaagtttcaaaaatctgctggagggttcagaaattttccaaaagtcgctggcggctccaaaacgacttgaaattcacctgcagtacttcgtagcgtattgaaattagtgtacagaataaatttcagctttccaactccattttgaggaTATTTTggaggaatttcgagtttcaaaaatctgctggaggctccagaactgctcaaaacggtttgaaacagtttccaatcgatttggcatgtcaaaaatacggtacatctcaaatttcagctttctaggtcaattcggtaaaatttcgatttttccctcatttttggcctaaataaaattggtttttcaaaaattcaccaaaaatggaaaaacgcactttagcacttaaaattttgacaggtgataaatttttgcctgatctttcgatcaacctttgtgaggtttgaaaaatttcgtgcaagtcctatgttgaaacgcaaaatctgcgatttcggctgacctgacaatcaaaatggccgccattttgtaagtaaggccaccttttttttttttttttttgaggataagggctagaaatgttcctcaagactccccctttaagaaaaaagttgtatcggaggatcgacggtggggggggggggtgatggtgcaatagatccttaagcgggctccccgaccaCAAGAATTTAagtcaaaaagcaagactgaaaACTTTCGCAAAAATCAGCTCACTTCATAAAAAGTAATCATGtgccaaaaaaacaacattttcccGCAATTTCTGAAGATGTGcgcgactttttggaattttcattttttaaaaagaaaaactttagCAAATTGCGAAAATTAGGGCTTTTTGGcccaatttctggcaaaacagagtgaaacttttttgaaatttttgaaaaaagttaaactttttaaagttgtgaaatttttaaaaattggtcatttttttacaaaagcgaAAATAgttgtcgatttttgaaaaaggaagagtctttgaaaattgtcatcaaaaaacaagatattgacaattttagcaaaacgcaAGACTTTT encodes:
- the LOC135837437 gene encoding speckle-type POZ protein-like; this encodes MSKRECIHMWRIDCYSTVAQCGTQTSSKFSATDDDLYWRLEHTVHKFADHVFVSLNLRPDCNDDLRKFESVSGHVDIILMTSTGGLQGKYGGKRSSFTLCFDEQKCNYNKAEFSMDNIREFLNGNSLVILCKLTYHKINETVPISPPKILNTIKTSESRLSSDMGRCFAEDHFKDVTISVKGKEYRAHKTILATRSTVFDKMLRVDMLESKKNHIEITDVDHEPFEEMLYYMYTGKVKNLNKLAFELLPLADKYDLEELKSMCENALLWKLTTDNAARMLILADTHRVGELKRYALRFIRENYESCEDFKDTEFWKNLAASNAELLKEMMAAFCKKQKLT